CGCTACGTCGACAACTGGTCGGTGACCATGGACCTGCTGATCCTGTGGAAGACGGGCCGCGCGGTGCTCCGCGGCTCCGGCGCGTACTGACCCGGGTGCGCTCGACCGGCCCCGCGGCGGGGTCCAGGGTGCTCGCACCCTCTGGCGCCCGTTAGGCCGAACGGGCTAACGTCCTGCGTCAACCAGGCCGGGCCGCGACGGATGCCGCTCCCGGCTCGTCGAGACGGACGGGGCCAGACATGGGCCGGCACGTGCGGGACACCGATCCGACACGTCGCAGGCGCCTGGCACTGGTCTCGGTGGTCGGCTCGTTCGCCGTCGTGGTCTCGACGACGGTTCTCAGCGCGCAGGCCCAGGACGCCGCGCCTGCCGACCCGTGGGGCGCCGCCGAGCTCGTGGTCAACGGCGGTTTCGAGGACGGGACGCGCGGCTGGCGCACGAACGACGCGGAGCGTCAGCAGCTCGGGCTCGACGACGACGCGTTCGCGGCCGAGGCGGCGGCGCGGCTCACGCGCGGCACGGGCACGGGCACCGTGGTCCTGAACGACGCGCGCAACACCGTCGTCGGCACGGAGCGCGGCCAGCGGTTCCGCGCGGCGGTCGCGGTGCGCGCCGGCGGTCCGCGCATGTCCGGTCAGCTCCGCATCCGGGAGGTGACCGCGTCGGGCGTCCGCACGTCCGGCACCTCGTTCCACCTCACCGACGACGAGTGGCACGTGGTCCGGCTGGACATCGAGGTGCGTGGGGGAGCGTCGCTCGACCTCAACGTGCTCGCCTGGAAGGTCGCGCGCGGCAGCGGCCTGGACGTCGACTCGGTGTCGCTCGTCGAGGTCGACGACCAGGGACGTCCCGTCCCGGTGGAGCCGCCGCCGGGCGCGACGCCCGGCACGCCCGCCCCGACCGCCCCGACGACGACCGACGCGAGCGGGCCCGGACCGGTGCCGACCCAGGTCGTGCCCACGACCACCACCGCGCCACCACCCAGTGCGACCCCGACGCCGACCACGACGCCGCGCGCCACCCCGCGCCCGCGCCCGACGGTCGGCCCTCCGCCGGCACCGACGAGCCCGCCGCCCACGACCCCGCCCCCGACGAGCCCGCCCCCGACGTCGGGG
The Cellulomonas gilvus ATCC 13127 DNA segment above includes these coding regions:
- a CDS encoding glycoside hydrolase family 26 protein, encoding MGRHVRDTDPTRRRRLALVSVVGSFAVVVSTTVLSAQAQDAAPADPWGAAELVVNGGFEDGTRGWRTNDAERQQLGLDDDAFAAEAAARLTRGTGTGTVVLNDARNTVVGTERGQRFRAAVAVRAGGPRMSGQLRIREVTASGVRTSGTSFHLTDDEWHVVRLDIEVRGGASLDLNVLAWKVARGSGLDVDSVSLVEVDDQGRPVPVEPPPGATPGTPAPTAPTTTDASGPGPVPTQVVPTTTTAPPPSATPTPTTTPRATPRPRPTVGPPPAPTSPPPTTPPPTSPPPTSGPQPDGRLTNGCAYSTRGIPECGVLFGAAVGSNTDPSAHERGWGAQLGVRRTYWGPTQIDSAVATARTDLAAGRLPWISFKLPYSWADMAAGRGDAWARELVAELDALDGPVWLAFHHEPENDGDITQWVAMQRHLSPIVRGMADNVAFSLVVTGWHQLYGDPAYSLESIWPGDGLVDLIGFDIYNAYGLVRDGVTTTRATDLAESYYPQISAFARKHDVAWGIAETGYTDEAAAVDLAWLARSYEQTKAFGGVAMAYFDTTLNSQGSWRLEGAKSAAFGAVLRKAPALS